In Xiphophorus maculatus strain JP 163 A chromosome 17, X_maculatus-5.0-male, whole genome shotgun sequence, the genomic stretch TGGAAGAGGCTTGCTACACCAAAAAATGCTTTTGAGATGTAAATTTTTCCAACACTGCCACTAAAACAAATACCTGATTAGGCAACTAATCAAGTATTTATACATCTGTAGCATGTTAGTCCAGGACTGTTTGCAGCAGGTTTCAGTGGTTCTACGCCATACTTTTATCCAGAGCAACTCACAAGTAGTAAGATGCTCCTGTCATCCGTTTGACACAATCGCAGCTGGCTTTAGGGGCTCCAAGGATCTCCAAATCTTCACTGCATCACTGCCTGTTATCACAAAGTTGTGTGATTTGAGAGTTCTGTCAGCTGGTTTACCAAAGCGAGTTACAACTCGACTTTACCGTAGACATCATCGTCCATGTGGAGTTTTCCTGTTTATGTTCTCCAGACTGAGTGCTAGTCTCTTGGTAAAGAGTGCATTGGATTTGCCACAGTAGGTGTGAGTCGTCTTCAGTAGTTCCTCCGTCAAAGGATCCAACAAAGACAGGACCGGGTCTGATCCAAAGGAATACTGGAAAGACAAAAGAATGCGTTTGTTGTAAGGTTTAAGGCAAACTCGTGTCCTTTGGGGCCCATAAATGTGACCGGTAATCCTGGCTAAACATAAACTGCTCTACACCGTCGGTCTCCGGGTAATTCTATAGGCTTAGTATCCAGTAATAACCAGAGATGGCAGTAGAGGTTTCATGATTTCCCAATAATGGAGGGCTCTTTACAATGCTCCGAGGAAATCAAAGGggaattaacattttttatgccAGCTCATTTGCTTGCAGTTGGGTTCCCTGATATTGGGTCGCAAAGAGATCGGCATTTTTACGAGCCCGAAGCCAGACAGGCCCGTCGCTCATAAAGTTGCGTTTACAGTTGGTGTTATTGATTTTGTGTGGCTGTCCGTGCCTGGAATCACGCTCCGAATGCACCGctagtggtaaaaaaaaatgaacagctgCTTGTCAGACTTTTTGCTACGAAGGGAAGGGAAGGAGGGCTGTGTTGCTGACCAGAAGTAGGGGTGCATCAGCATgtcttaatgtttatttatttaaacctttGGCTTTatgattattatatttttttaattattattgctGACATTTATGAGTGTCACAACTTGGCCGAGGGATTGTCGGCCAGCAGTGACAATACCACGCTACAGAAAAACAAGACTCTTTTTCATTTGTCATTCCACAATGTTGGAATTACCTAAGAAACGCTACCAGTGATATTAACTGCATTGTTGTGTCcttatttgtaaataatattgGATAATAGGATAAAACTAAACATAGTTGAACGGTTACAGTGGAAACTTGGACCAAACTTGGGATGGATGGAATTACAGATCGATGACGGAGGGAGGAAAGTTGATATTGACGGATACATGAAtagatttggaaatatttctccGTTGTCGAGCAGGAACTCTGTAATGATGAGCTTCCACCACTTTCGGATGAATTATGAGGTGGGAAACAAAAATCATGCGCTGCTGCATCTAAATAAGATTGAAATGGATTAAATAGTCTGTCCAGACATTTTAACCACACAGAAGATTAACCAATTTGCTCAGAACCTCCTGGCAAATCAGAGTTGATCACAAATCTATAAAAAGCATTGTTCGGAGTGGCGAAAAAATGTGCATGTGAACAGCCGGTAGTACACGTGTCCAGTAGTGTCATTGATCCCGTCCTATAAAGCTACAGTCTTAACTCCAGGCTATGGGTGAGGTATGGATAAACCATCAGTTTGATCTACGTTCAATGGGAAAGCAATGAGACCCGCAGTGTTGATGGCTTCATTAAGTAAATGCCACTTGTGTCCTCAATATCATTAAACAGCAAGTAAGCAACCCATAAACATCCTCATGGGGCAAATTAGCTTTCAATCCGAGCACCTGCCAAAGATGAAGATTGGTGTTTTCCTGCACAAGGCAATTGCGAACTCTAAAGCCCTTTTGCTCTTTGGGGTCAGCAGCAATCCAAAATCTCATCCCAGAGAGAGAAGCAGGAGGTGGCGGAGGACAGCAGCTGGGTCACCGAGGGTGGAGACAACTTTCATCAGTTGTCAAGCTAAATTAAACCAACAAGACGTAGAGCGGCCCTGTCAAATCCGCTCTTTAAACTTTGATGTACCCAGGAGACTTTTTTGTTcctgaaggaaggaaggaaggaaggcaAACTTGGAATAGAAAAACACTCTAGTAACTGTTTGCAAGCCACATAATAGTTGTATTTAGAATTTTATCATGACACTTTGTGAAAACAATAGAAATTGTGATTTTGAAAAACTATTTAgtactactttttaaaatgcagttcttctaaaacatttccatttgaaatGGGATTCTTCTTAAAGAAGTCCGATTTATATCACTAATCTGCACACACCAACtacataaactgtttttatttactgatatttattgattctcttgtggaacaaacagtggagaaaatagtaaaaattacatttgcaataaaactcccagtttagttttttttttaaattatcattCATTGAAATTTGAGACGATGAATCAAAATTTTTATAAggaatttttcacaataaataataaacactaCAATAAATATCCACCCCTCCTCAAGTACGGTGATATGTTTGATATCTGTCAATTCTGTCGTCCGACACTATAAAGATATTTCTTTGACTTCCTTTAATACGTTTGTTGAATTAGCTATGTTTTATCTAGagcaacttttaaataaatgttacataacCTAGAAATGCGAGGTTAGTTGGTAAATACCTTGAGATATGAAACCTAGTGGTCTGAATTGAAACAAAGTATGAAAACGGGCAAAAGAGTCTATTGGGGGATCTGAAGCGCACGGGAAAACGTCTTTGAGCTGGAAAATACTGTAAAACGTAACTTcagaataaacacagaaatgcaaaataaaacctgcGCATTGGCAATGTCAAACCTTCTTTACTGCCTCGTAAACGGCTCTGAAAGCTGGTTGTTTGTAGTCGTGGTAAACCCCTCGGTTTCCGTGCAAGACGTAGACACCGTCCTCCTCAGCTGAGGCACAGTTACTGCCGTATATGCAATGATCAGGGCGATAGTTCCACTTGCATGGAAACTCCAGCAGAAACTCTGAGAGCAGATGGACAGGAAAAAAGAGGTAACGCTCACTTGTTAAATCTATGGTATTACCAAAGTATGTGTTCAATTTTGAagcttttaattgaaatatatcGTCTGAAAGTGCAGAATCTGTACCACAACAATGTGCACGCTTACCAGGATTatgatgaaaaataatattcagaAGGTCCTGGTCTCCCCAGGTTATATTCAGTTTGTATTTCTGAAGGAGAGGCATCAGCAGCTCCTCCCAGCGCAGACCCACTCGGGTCATATCGTTCTATCAACACAAACGGGCATTTTTAGAAATTCCCGGACATCTGGTACAGGAGAATGGGGCCCTCTTGTGGTCAAAAGGAGGAAGCTCACCTTAAAAAAGGTGCTTCTTATCCTTGTCATGTTCATAAGCATGACCCCAGAGTTGATACCCGTCCTGCCGTAGAAAGGGTGCCTTGCAAAGCGACTGTACCAGGCGATGCGGGGCTCCTCGTGTTCAGGGGACATGGCAGCCAGCTGGGAAGGACTAAACTGGGACAGGAAGTCCCACAAGCCATCTACAGGCTGAAGGAAGAGGATGTCGGAGTCGACGTACACAATCGAGTCGATGTCCTTTAAGATCAGCTGCAAAATTACAAATCACAAATCCGATCACAAAGATGTTGGCCTCGAGGCTGCTCCAAGTATAGTTTCTCCTCTGAGCAACTCACAGGTAGAAAGAGCCTCTGAGAAGCGCAGGGTTTAAAGAGCTTCTTCCACTCGCCGCCGTTCTCGATGGGGAAGCTGATGGAGTACACGGTGTAGTTGAACCTCGAGCGGAACGAATCGGGCCACGACTCCAGCTGAAACGCATCGGTACAAAGTGCCGACGATGATTAGCGGGAAAGGGAGAATTCCCGATTAGTAACACGGAACGTAACTCACAGTCCCCACGAAGCTGGCGTGGAGCTGATCTTCAGCGAAGACGTGCAAGTAGAGGCGCTTGACGCTGAAAAGCACCGCGGATTTGATCATGGTGAGGGTCTCCTCCAGCCTGTCCCCGCAGGCCACCACGGCCAGGTGCATGGTGGGCTCAGGCCTCCTTCGAACGCCGCTCCTCTCACCTTCTATCTGCCCGCTTTGACGCATGATATACCTGAGGGGAAAGACTTGAGCTTTATATTACAGAAAGAGGTATTCTAAAGAGATTAAACTA encodes the following:
- the LOC102230971 gene encoding glucoside xylosyltransferase 1-like; translation: MRRYIRALLLCTVFAVFSGLYVYSKLFNTDVSAGGHGARRAFIPQRGTGGRRGSAVRAGPQKPHWYNRYIMRQSGQIEGERSGVRRRPEPTMHLAVVACGDRLEETLTMIKSAVLFSVKRLYLHVFAEDQLHASFVGTLESWPDSFRSRFNYTVYSISFPIENGGEWKKLFKPCASQRLFLPLILKDIDSIVYVDSDILFLQPVDGLWDFLSQFSPSQLAAMSPEHEEPRIAWYSRFARHPFYGRTGINSGVMLMNMTRIRSTFFKNDMTRVGLRWEELLMPLLQKYKLNITWGDQDLLNIIFHHNPEFLLEFPCKWNYRPDHCIYGSNCASAEEDGVYVLHGNRGVYHDYKQPAFRAVYEAVKKYSFGSDPVLSLLDPLTEELLKTTHTYCGKSNALFTKRLALSLENINRKTPHGR